The genomic window TGGTCTCAATTTCCTTCATCAGTATCATCTCATCGCTGACGAAACAGCCTATCTCCTCGGTGCGCTAACCTACTTCTACCTGATCTACGCCCCCTGGGCACTTATGTTTTTCGGCAACCAGTCGAAACAAGAACTGATTACGATACCGTAATCTACCATTTCGTTCACGTCTAACCATCGGCCATTGCACTATTGTAATGGCCGATTATTTATGAATAATAAAACCCCATGTCTTGCAGTCGAGACATGGGGTCGCGCATGATTGGTAGTCATGCGCAATTACAGGAGCAACGAGAGAAAGCAGAAAGCGCCAAGCGGAAAGTCATTAGCCGCATCAATAGCAGCAGCTGCTATCATCGCGAAATCGGGATTGTCGATAAGCATGACGCCAGTTACGGTGACCGATTGCCCGATCATATAGTACAGCCTGCCGGTATCAGTATCCTGACACGTGACAGAGCCATACACGCTGATCACGGAACCAATCTTCACCTTGGCATACTGTTCGTTATCGACGACTACAGCGATGACATCCTCTTCAGAAAGCTTGCCCGCTTCAAGTTCCGGCAGCGGCAGGTGCGCAACCACCAGCACGGATCGATTATCCCGCTGGTACACATAGACAACCACCCCATCTGAAAAATTCCTTGTGGAATAATACAGAGATGTCGGACGATCGTCCATGATCTGGCCGAACGTCACGGGCTTTATCGGAGCACCGAAGTCATTGCTCAGGCCAACGAAATACAGAATAGTTAGCGCCGCCCACACCCCAATACCCAGGATCAAACATAATCGTTTCATACACAACCTCTTTCGTTTAACATGTATCAGAATTCGGAATATTCTATTTCTATAGCTCAATTGTAATGTGCGAAAAGAAACAATCCATTATACTCCAAATGGCCGATTTGTCAAGGCCTCAAGCGTGCATAAAGAAAGCCCGCGTCCTGATACAGGAAGCGCGGGCCGATACAATGTCGTCAGGGTGACGAGCTAATTACGATGAAGAAAGTGCTCTGCTAAGGCTCGAGGATCCGCAAAACGCGGCTCGATATCCTTTCCGGCAAACATGGCACGGAATTTACGACGGACAATACGGTCGGTGACCCCTGCTTCAGCGGCATAATTGGTAAAGCAGATATCGGTCGACCAGTACGAATCCAGGTACATCACGGGAACGATCATGCGCATACGTTCGCGTGTTGGATGAATGGTGGTACCCAAATGATGAATCGGGGTAAGAATAAACCCCTCACTCATTTGCTTCAGAGCTCTAGCTAACGTGGCGGGTGATTCCATCTGTGTGGCGACATGAATCACCACGTCCAGCTTGTGGCTCATGGGGTAGAGCGCCGCCTTGCCTATGATAGCTGAAAATTCAGCGGTTGCGGGCACGGCGGCCAATTCGGCAAAAAAGATAGTCAAGTCAGGCGATGCAGCAGTAAAGCTCTGCCGGTATAGGTCAATAGCCTCCTGCATATAATAGTGAAAGTACATGGGATCCTATCCTCTCTGTATGTGTGTTTGTGTTTTTATGAGTTGGTCTACCTTAGCAAAAAGGTGTGCCCAAGTCAATCAGCCACCGCTACACTTGACAAGAGAGGTGCAGTGGTGTATTCTATGATGTTTAATCAGTTCTTTCATATACAATTTCCGTTCAGCAGTGAAATGCTCAGTAGCTCCGTTACTGGCCGCTTCTCTGCTGAGACGGCAGACATTTCTGGAATGACCCAGAAACGTATCCTCAAGACAGGAGATGTCATGGAAAAGATTAATGTAACGCATAGCTTGATGGCGAGCGTCGAATTGACACGCGCTGCACTGGTGGAGCTCAAGGCTCCGATCACCTTCACACGGATGGACATAATATCCGCCCGGTATAATGATGGTGATACTAATCGATCAGTGTCACTCTGCATCCATCTCGCGTCTGGAAAAAAAGTCCGGGCGCACTGCATTGTCAACGACAATGATCAACGCTGGGACAACGGAACCTGCGAACTAACCATCAGCAATGGCGGTTCGCACACACCAACAGCACGATTCAGTGGTCGAATATTTCATAACGTCTGGGTAGTCGTGGCGCAGTAATTCTGCGACCACGCCCCACCACTGATAACGCCGGACAGTAGTATCTACTCAATCCGGCGTTTTTTATTACTCAATTGAATGTACCGAGGCTTGACGAATATCGATTTTTTGTGATACTATCGGTAATTCCGGCAAACAATAGCTGTCGGAAATTTCACATAAGACCGTTCCTTCGACAACCCATCAACCCCAATAACCACACGGAGGTATTTTTCGTGAAACGATTTATCATGGCAGTAATCCTGCTTATCATTCCGATTGTGCCGTCACTGAGCACCGCCGGAACCGATGATTCCCTCAAAATCACGTTTGGTCGTGATGAAGGCCGTGACGCCTTTGAACGCATCATTCGTGAACAGGGATCGTCAATCGCTGCACTTGTCGAGCGCCAACTGGCTGATTCGCTCAGCTGGATCACCGTCATCAGCAATTCAGACGGCGTCCGCTATCAGGCGAATCACCGCAAACGCAACACCCTCATGACCGAGGAGCGATCCGTCACCGGCGCGACGCTGCTGGACTACTACTGCGCCGACCTGACACGCATTAATGTCGTTCCCCTCAATCATGAAGCCGATACCGGCAATGCAGATCGTTACATCATCTTTATCTTTTCCCGATCCCACCCTCGGACCTCTCCGCGTGCCGGCCTGATCGCGCTCAACGGCGCTCGCCTGGAGCCTCCTCGCTTCGATGCGACCTGCCACCCGCCGGCAAAACCGCCGATGGATCTATCGGACACCTGCTGTCAGGGCACCCAGCTCTGGCTCGGCATCGGCGCATCCTACACGCCACACGAACGCTTAGTTCCCCATGCCCAAGTCCTCTGGGGCACTGAGGCGGTCCGTATCATCGGTGAAGTTGGTTATTCATTCTATAAGAATGAACGCGTCTTCGCAGATGAGGAATTGGATGTCACCTACCGGTATGTCTTCGTCGGAATTGCCTGGCGCGCCATCCGCTACAGCCAATTCGACCTGCTCGCTGCCTGGCAGCGCAGCGAAGTCTATTCGACGCATTACGGACACTATGCCCGTAAGCTCGAGGGACCCGCAGTCGGCATACGACTGCTGCTCAATGAGCATCTGACGCTGACCGGTCTCTGGACCCCCAGCGAAGAGCAGCTCCGCGGACGCGACCAAGTCAAGTGGGACAACAACCGATTTTACGTCGGCCTTAACTTCTTCACCGTCATCGCTGGAGGTAAGTGATGCATAGAATCATGTTTCTTGCCATCATCGGCCTGCTAGCGATACTGGCCAGTTGCGCCGAGAAACTCCCGGCGCCCACGTCGCCTGTCGTAGCCGATACTATCACGGTACATGATACGATTCATGACACAACCGCGATACACGATACGACGGAAGTACACGACACCACCACGGTACATGACACTATTTATGACACCACGGTGATTATCGACACGATACTGGTTGACTCCTGTACCCTGAAGCCCTCCTGCGGCACACTCGACTGCAAAACCAAGCAGATCAAGTGGTTTATTCCGCTCCAGCCGGGGCAGTACACCTTTGACTTTTTCGGCACCACCGAGAAAGACAAGCCCGAGCAGCAGCTCACCGTGCAGATCGGCGCACTGACCTACGATTGGCCGATTGGCACGCAGAAAGAGCTCTCGCTCGATTACACGACGTCCTCAAGTGGTATCTGGGTGGTGATTACCTCTGATCCGCCGCCCGCTCGCGGGCACGAAATCCAGATCTGTCTCCAGATCCGGAAAGAATGACCAACATCGCTATTTGACTTCAACAAACCTATAACCTACAGGGAAAGCGCCGCCGCTTTCCCTGTTTTTTTATTGACAAAAAACCGCCGCTCCCATACAATGACGCGAAACGAAAACTGCTTTTTGAATTTCGAACTATACACCATATATTGTGGAGGAGGTATCATGACCACGCATACCAAACTGGGATTGACGGCTCAAGATAAGCCATCAATCTCACTGCAAGACCTGACCAGCGACCAGCGAATCATCGCGGTCACCGGCTGCGACAGTGAAGCGTGCCTGGTGCACTGCATCGATCGTGCCGACACGCCCGATCAGTACCACTACCGCCAGATTCCCTGCGGCCAGCTCCCGCTGGCACTGGCCGGCGACAAAGCGAACTGGGCAGGACATATCGGCTGGGATGCTATCCCAAGTCATATGTTCATTATCTCAGCGTCTGATGTGGGTGACATGTTCAATCAGGCGACCAATACCATCGTCCTCGGTAAACCGCTGATCGTATTTCCGATGGCCGGCGACCCGGTGACCTTTCCCACGGTCTGCAAACTGGTTCTCCTGTCCTAATCGCCTCACTTCGCGTGATGCACATCAGCTTCCCCCGGTGTTCTCATCAGAACATCGGGGTGATTTTTATTGACGCGCGTCAATAATACGCGTATCCTTTTGATACTTGTTCTTTCCCACCCGTGCCTACGCCGCACACCCCATCGGACCCCCAGGCGGTTGTCCAGGCGCACCAGCACGCTCACGTGCCGGATACTTGTACTCGAGACCTCGGGTACAACACTATTGGCGGGGATTCGTTAGGATTTCCTATTGCGACCTGTCTTTTCTTCGGAGAAGGCAGGTCAATTTTTATCTATGAGATCCTGAACCAAGTTCAGGATGAGGGGTGTTGTTATTGTCCTCATGCTGAATTTATTTCAGCATCTCCTGTCATCGCGAGCCTCGAGTAACTACGAGAGGCGTGGCGATCCGCCGGATTGCCGCGTCACTCACTCCGTTCGCTCCTCGCAATGACAGACTAGAGTCCCAAGACTTTACTCAGTATCGGATACGAAAAATACGCCAACACCTTGAACTCGGGGTCAGCTAATTCAATCATCTCCATGTCCGACTTCTCAATCAGTTTGAATCCCGACTGGCCTAAATACTTCTCCTTAAACGCTGGGTAATCACGTATAGTAAAATCTGCATCCCCACGCTCTTTTCGTGCCGGGTCTGGTTTGCGTACCTTCACTATTCGCAGCGGCCCAGCCACCGTCTCAATCGCCTGCTCCAATAGATATACATGACCCATCTTGGTTCCTTTAACCACTCTGCCCATCCCCGCAGCTACTTTGTCCATTTCCTGATATTCCACCTCCGACTGCGCAAAAATACACGCGTAATTCACTGGCACGCCATTCTCTGCCGTGTGCTTATCTTTTAGCGCTACGGCATCCTTAACAATAGAAAAAATTGTGCTAATGAAAGACACGCTACTCTGTTTTATCATTATCACTCTTAAGGTTACTTATAAATCTCCTGGTATTTGACTCTAAATCGTTGTCATTATTTCTAAATGTCATTTGATGCACACCACAATTTGAACAGGCTCCAGTCAATGGCGAGATATACCCCTTCCCACAACTGGTACAAAATTCATAGTCACCCATAAGCACCCCAGCATTCGACATACGGTTATTTGCACTAAACGTTGTCCCGAGTCCGCTGACCGTAGGACTTATTGTAGCGGCACTATACATGCTATGCACTAATTCATTCCTCAATTTCTTAACCTCCTCCAGAGATCTCGCAAGCTCATCTTCCTTCCTTGCCTTTTTCTTACCCTTTTTTGTCAATTCTTTCTCCCGTTCTTCGAGCTTATGGATTAAATCATTTACTCGATCAAAGGCTGAATAAACTTCCTGAAAATATTTATCACTTTTTTGTTTAGTTTCACCATATAGTTTGCTGTATTCAGCTTTCGCTTTTTTAATTTCTTCAGCGGCCAGTAGATATTGTCTCTCGGCTTCCTTCTTTATCTCGCGTAACTCTTTCAATTCATCTACTGCTTCCTTGCGCAACTTAAAAGTAATAAAGCCAATAAACGCTAGCACCACGGCTAATAAAATACCATAAATTGTAGCCACAGCACTTATCCAGCTAATTAAATTCCCTACTAAATCTTCCATATTATTAACATTAGCAATTATCTAATATTTTCAGTATACCAAAAATTCCCCACTCCCGCCTCTTGAAGATAGTTTGAGGCATATTTATTAAACTTATAGAGATCGCTGAAAATTACTAAGCTTCTCTCCACTCAATGCTGGGATCGTTAAAACTCCCGTCCCAATTGACTGATACCATAAATTTTTTTTGGTGCCCTTGCTTTACATTAAAGTGTATTTCTAACTGAGTCACACCTGGGCTCACTTTTGTCGACTCATCATTGGATCTAAAAACGGCATTGCTTAAACGAAGTTGGTAGCCATTTGCAATCTGGAAAAGATTGCCTATATCTAACCATCGCGCTTGGTGCATTGGAATATCATTCAACCTTTGATCGCCCTGCCGAAATTGATTATCCATCCACCAAAGCGGAGATATAATTACTGTTCTTAATTTATCGCCCGGATCAATAATCTTTACCAAATCTGCTTCAATATCATTCGCGTTATTACTCCCTTCATTTTTTACTTCCACTCTAAGAACTTTTAATTCTCCATTGCCTTGAACATCAACTGATTTGTTGATTATTTTGATATCAGGCTTAAAAATATTTTTCTTAGCTGAATCCCCAAAAATATTTCCTAGTATACTCCACATATTTTTCCTATATCAACCAAGAAGCGGGTCCTGAATAGAACCCGCTCTTGTTTTAATTACTTTTTAACATCCTCGTACTCGGCGTCGACTGGTCCTTTGTCATTCTTCGGACCGTCTTTCGGCGCTTCGCCTTGTGGATTGGCTCCTGGCTGCCCCTGGGCGCCCGGTTGTCCCTGTGGCGGCTTCTTATCAGCGTACATGGCTTGGCCAATCTTTTGTACGGTCTGATTCAGATCTTCCACGGCTTTCTTGATGGCCGCGTCATCATCTTTGTCCTTCACGTCTTTGACCGCTTTGATCTTTTCTTCCACTTCTTTCTTCACGTCGTCTTTGATCTTATCGCCTGCGTCTTTGATAGCTTTCTCCGCGGTGTAGATAAGGGTCTCGGCCATATTGCGCGTGTCGATGAGGTCTTTCTTCTTCTTATCCTCTGCCGCGTGGGCCTGGGCATCCTGTTTCATTTTCTCCACGTCTTCCTTGGAGAGCCCCGATGACGCAGTGATAGTAATGGATTGCTCCTGGCCGGAGGCCTTGTCTTTTGCTTTCACATTCAGGATACCATTGGCATCAATGTCGAATGACACTTCCACCTGCGGGACGCCGCGCGGTGATGGCGGAATGCCGGAGAGGATGAAGCGACCCAGTGTTTTATTGTCCGAGGCCATGGGGCGTTCGCCCTGGAGCACGTGGACTTCCACGGACGTTTGATTGTCAGCGGCTGTGGAGAATACTTGTGATTTGGTTGTCGGGATGGTGGTATTGCGTTCGATCAATGGAGTGGAGACACCGCCGAGGGTTTCAATGCCGAGCGTCAACGGAGTGACGTCGAGTAACAATACATCTTTCACATCGCCCTGGAGGACACCGGCCTGCACCGCAGCACCAACGGCGACCACTTCGTCAGGATTCACACCGATGTGGGGTTTCTTGCCAAAGAATTGCTCCACAGTCTCGAGTACTTTCGGCATACGGGTCATACCACCAACCATGATCACCTCTTGGATATCTTTGGTTTCTACTTTCGCATCCGCTAATGCTTTCTTGACTGGTTCAATGGTTTTCTCGATCAAGTCTGCAACGAGTGACTCAAGTTTTGCGCGAGTCAGTTTGAGATTCATGTGTTTCGGGCCACTGGCGTCAGTGGTGATGAAGGGCAGATTGATTTCCGTTTCATTGGTCGTGGACAATTCAATCTTCGCCTTTTCCGCAGCTTCCTTGAGGCGCTGGAGTGCCATCTGGTCATTACCCAGGTTGATACCTTGGTCTTTATTGAATTCATCAACCAACCAGTCGATAATGCGCTTGTCAAAATCGTCACCACCCAGGTGGGTGTCGCCATTGGTTGATTTCACTTCCACGGTGTCCTCTGAGATGTCCAGGATGGAAATATCAAACGTACCACCGCCCAGATCGTAGACTGCTACTTGCTGGTTCTTTTTCTTATCAAATCCGTAAGCGAGCGCAGCGGCAGTTGGTTCATTGATGATACGGCGCACTTTCAGTCCAGCGATTTCACCCGCGTCCTTGGTGGCTTGGCGCTGTGAGTCATCGAAATAGGCAGGCACGGTAATCACCGCTTCTTCGATTTTCTCGCCCAGTTTCGCTTCAGCGTCAGCTTTCATTTTCTGGAGAATCATGGCCGAGGCTTCCTGCGGAGTGTAGAGCTTGTCCACCATTTTCACTTTGACGCCCTCGCCTGCCTGCTCGATGATGTAGGGCATGGTTTTCACGTCATGCTGCACTTCGTCATCGTTCCAGTGACGGCCAATCAGGCGCTTCACCGAGAAGACGGTATTCTGGTGATTGGTGACGGCTTGGCGCTTGGCCACTTGGCCGACCAGGCGTTCGCCAGTCTTGGAAATAGCCACCACTGATGGCGTGGTGCGATTGCCTTCTTTATTTTCGAGGACCTTCGGCTCACCGCCTTCGATGATGGCCATGCAGGAGTTGGTGGTGCCGAGATCGATTCCGAGTATTTTTGACATAGTTGTTTGGTTAATTGCTTTCTAAAAATTGTTAGTTATTTTTGTTAGTCATTGCGAGGAACGAACGTAGTGAGTGACGAAGCAATCTCTTCAGATCGCCACACCCCGCAGACGGGGCTCGCGATGACAGGCTATTTTTACTTAATAAAATTATCCATCGGGCCTTCAAGTAATTGATGTAGTGCCAACACATCCTCGCTCTTCACCGGACGATTTCCCTGGAACCGCAGTACTTCATTCTGCTTCAGATCGGTCAGGGCACTGGCGACTTTCAGTCCAAATGACCCCAGCGCGATCAAGGACATCGCGCCGCTCTGGCACACTGCGCATTTGATATACATCAGCGTAGCGCCGTCCAGCTCTTGGAGCACCTCGATGCGATTGAAATCATACATCGTCTGACAGACGGGGCAGCGTGCGTCGATGCGGATGCGTTCCGATCGCCCATTGCCCGGCGTGCCGGCACCAGAGAAGTGATTGTTTGAAAAATGATTATTAATTGCCATGTACTTGTCAAAACGTATTATTTACTCTAGAGTGATGAACATTGAACATTCGTTTGGGTTTTTTGTACATTCCAGAGGAGGACCTATGTGCACCATATCCATGGTTACCGATGAATTCTGGCGGACTCAAGTGAAGGGCGTGGAAGTCTTGATCTCCCGTGTGTTTACGGAGGGGGAGGCGAAAATTATCGCCGAATACCTTGCCGCTGACGGTGAGAAGATGCATTGCGGCAAACCAGTCGCTGAGCGAATCTCGATACCACGTATCGTATCGTCTGCGCAGCCTGTCTGCGTTTTCATCAATTTCCCCGCGACCAGCGAGCATGGTCGCCAGATCCAGATCCGGAAGAATTCAGCAGAAGCTGAATACGTCGTCTGACTCCAGTCGACCCCGACCGTTGTCCCCGAGAGCCCTAAGGTTTACCCTTTGCGGCTCTCATTTATTTTCCATGAAATGTTCAATGGGTTTCCCCGGTCCGGATATGAAGTGTGCGCTTCCCTATCCGCACCGCGGTGTACCAGCCCCGCACTCAGCGAAAACTGATACTGCCGCTCAAAATACTATTTGACGTTAACTTTGATTGATTTCGGTTTGACTTCTTCTGCTTTCGGGATGACAATTTTCAGCATGCCATTCTCGAAGTCGGCCTTGGCATCGCCGCCTTTGACATGGGTCGGCAGTGCCACCGCGCGATAGAAACTACCGGCGCGCACTTCTTTGCGATAATAATTTTTGTCATCCACTTCGCTCTTGTGCTCCATAGAGCCCTCAATCTTCAAGACGTCATTTTCAATAGTGATTTCGACGTTCTTGGGATCGACGCCGGCTAACGGTGTTTCCACGATGACATTATCTTTGTCCTGGTAGATGTCCACTGCTGGAGTGAACGAGTGAATATTTGATGCGACCATTGGCATGTCGTTGAAAAATTTATCGAATTCAGACATGTCCATGAATGGACGCCATTGCATTAAACCTCTCATAATGTTGTCCTTTCATGCCCGTGTTGGGCTTAATGATTAGTGATTCAATAGTTGTCATTGCGAGGAAGAGCAGTATGCGATGACGAAGCAATCCCTAGGA from Candidatus Kerfeldbacteria bacterium includes these protein-coding regions:
- the dnaK gene encoding molecular chaperone DnaK encodes the protein MSKILGIDLGTTNSCMAIIEGGEPKVLENKEGNRTTPSVVAISKTGERLVGQVAKRQAVTNHQNTVFSVKRLIGRHWNDDEVQHDVKTMPYIIEQAGEGVKVKMVDKLYTPQEASAMILQKMKADAEAKLGEKIEEAVITVPAYFDDSQRQATKDAGEIAGLKVRRIINEPTAAALAYGFDKKKNQQVAVYDLGGGTFDISILDISEDTVEVKSTNGDTHLGGDDFDKRIIDWLVDEFNKDQGINLGNDQMALQRLKEAAEKAKIELSTTNETEINLPFITTDASGPKHMNLKLTRAKLESLVADLIEKTIEPVKKALADAKVETKDIQEVIMVGGMTRMPKVLETVEQFFGKKPHIGVNPDEVVAVGAAVQAGVLQGDVKDVLLLDVTPLTLGIETLGGVSTPLIERNTTIPTTKSQVFSTAADNQTSVEVHVLQGERPMASDNKTLGRFILSGIPPSPRGVPQVEVSFDIDANGILNVKAKDKASGQEQSITITASSGLSKEDVEKMKQDAQAHAAEDKKKKDLIDTRNMAETLIYTAEKAIKDAGDKIKDDVKKEVEEKIKAVKDVKDKDDDAAIKKAVEDLNQTVQKIGQAMYADKKPPQGQPGAQGQPGANPQGEAPKDGPKNDKGPVDAEYEDVKK
- a CDS encoding Hsp20/alpha crystallin family protein yields the protein MSEFDKFFNDMPMVASNIHSFTPAVDIYQDKDNVIVETPLAGVDPKNVEITIENDVLKIEGSMEHKSEVDDKNYYRKEVRAGSFYRAVALPTHVKGGDAKADFENGMLKIVIPKAEEVKPKSIKVNVK